A section of the Cyprinus carpio isolate SPL01 unplaced genomic scaffold, ASM1834038v1 S000006613, whole genome shotgun sequence genome encodes:
- the LOC109105552 gene encoding WAP four-disulfide core domain protein 3-like has protein sequence MTARVCCSLISALFCFSVFCASRDAEGTATKNPGSCPKPVGAGLCVEKCSGDSNCPNNQKCCSNGCGHQCMAPYKTGSAKPGVCPRNNVKKTVVGVCAEMCSHDSDCLNDQKCCSNGCGHQCMPPYKAEKPGSCPKPVGAGVCAEMCSGDSSCPNNQKCCSNGCGHQCMAPYREKPGVCPRTPLRIKGVCAERCSHDGDCPNDEKCCSNGCGHQCTALPKDKPGVCPMSFLGKGLCKELCVNDVDCPNDEKCCSTKCGHECTPLPKAKPGPYFKPNVITP, from the exons ATGACAGCTCGAGTGTGCTGCTCCttgatttctgctttattttgtttctctgtgttctGTGCTTCAAGAGACGCTGAAGGAACAGCCACAA AAAACCCCGGATCGTGTCCAAAACCCGTTGGAGCAGGACTGTGTGTTGAGAAGTGTTCTGGTGACAGTAACTGTCCAAACAATCagaaatgctgcagcaatggatgtggACATCAGTGTATGGCTCCatataaaa CTGGATCAGCAAAGCCAGGAGTGTGTCCTAGAAACAACGTTAAAAAAACGGTGGTAGGAGTGTGTGCTGAGATGTGTTCCCATGACAGTGACTGTCTGAATGATCagaaatgctgcagcaatggatgtggACATCAGTGTATGCCTCCATATAAAg CAGAAAAGCCAGGATCGTGTCCAAAACCCGTTGGAGCAGGAGTGTGTGCTGAGATGTGTTCTGGTGACAGTAGCTGTCCAAACAACCagaaatgctgcagcaatggatgtggACATCAGTGTATGGCTCCATATAGAG AAAAGCCAGGAGTGTGTCCAAGAACACCTCTCAGAATAAAAGGTGTTTGCGCTGAGCGGTGTTCTCATGATGGTGACTGTCCGAATGATgagaaatgctgcagcaatggatgtggACATCAGTGTACGGCTCTACCTAAAG ATAAGCCAGGAGTGTGTCCAATGAGTTTCCTTGGAAAAGGATTGTGTAAAGAGTTGTGTGTCAATGACGTTGACTGTCCGAACGATGAGAAATGCTGCTCCACTAAATGTGGGCATGAATGTACACCTCTACCTAAAG CGAAGCCTGGTCCATATTTCAAACCAAATGTGATAACTCCATGA